In Hymenobacter gelipurpurascens, one DNA window encodes the following:
- a CDS encoding efflux RND transporter periplasmic adaptor subunit, whose product MDRDIPVSTQKRLQRRRWLIGIGIVVLLATGLLAFRTVLKPSVQRANILTATTETGDVEASLTAAGVIIPAHEAVITSPIQSTIRRVAVSVGSKVLPGQTILELDKELTNTALAKLQDEQQQNRNKNGQLQLSLEKALNDLRSQEQVQQVKVRSLQSSLRDEQYMLKIGGGTSESVRQAELNLRVAQLELQRLGEQIRNQRAANAADVRELGFTMQIQERSIAELAGKLAQSNISSQQPGVLTWVNEDLGTTVQAGDALARVADLSRFRVRATISDSYADALHLGDPVVIRINGTDLRGTISTVSPAVDKGVVTFYATLAQDHHPVLRSNLRADVFVVTKALRNVVRVKNGPFYQGGKEQSVFVLKEGKAQRRTVQFGDSNFDYVQITSGLRTGEEIIVSDMKDYENTPELTLKN is encoded by the coding sequence ATGGACAGAGATATACCTGTTTCTACTCAAAAACGTCTTCAGCGCCGCCGCTGGCTAATAGGCATCGGTATTGTTGTGCTGTTGGCGACGGGCTTGCTGGCCTTCCGTACTGTGCTCAAACCCAGCGTGCAGCGTGCCAACATCCTGACGGCCACCACCGAAACCGGTGACGTAGAGGCCTCGCTTACCGCTGCCGGCGTAATTATTCCGGCCCATGAAGCGGTCATCACTAGTCCCATCCAGAGCACTATCCGGCGGGTTGCGGTGTCCGTGGGGAGCAAAGTGTTGCCAGGCCAGACTATTCTTGAGCTGGACAAAGAGCTGACGAATACGGCCCTGGCCAAACTTCAGGACGAGCAACAGCAGAACCGCAACAAGAATGGCCAGCTGCAGCTGAGCCTCGAAAAAGCCCTCAACGACCTCCGTTCTCAGGAGCAGGTGCAGCAGGTGAAGGTGCGCAGCTTGCAATCATCGCTGCGCGATGAGCAATACATGCTCAAGATTGGTGGCGGTACCTCGGAGAGCGTACGCCAGGCCGAGTTGAACCTGCGGGTAGCCCAACTAGAACTCCAGCGCTTGGGCGAGCAAATCCGGAACCAGCGCGCCGCCAACGCCGCCGATGTGCGGGAGCTGGGCTTCACAATGCAGATTCAGGAGCGCAGCATTGCGGAGCTGGCCGGCAAGCTGGCCCAATCCAACATCAGCAGTCAGCAACCAGGTGTGCTTACCTGGGTGAATGAAGACCTGGGAACTACCGTGCAGGCCGGCGACGCCCTGGCCCGCGTAGCCGACCTAAGCCGGTTCCGGGTGCGCGCCACCATTTCCGACTCTTATGCTGATGCCCTGCACCTCGGCGACCCGGTAGTAATCCGCATCAATGGCACCGATTTGCGCGGCACCATCAGCACCGTGAGCCCAGCCGTGGATAAAGGTGTGGTCACCTTTTACGCTACGTTGGCCCAGGATCATCATCCGGTCCTTAGGTCCAATTTGCGGGCCGATGTATTTGTGGTGACCAAGGCCCTGCGCAACGTGGTGCGTGTGAAAAACGGCCCCTTTTACCAAGGTGGTAAAGAGCAGTCGGTGTTTGTGCTGAAGGAGGGCAAAGCCCAGCGCCGCACCGTGCAATTCGGCGACAGCAACTTCGACTACGTGCAGATAACCAGTGGCCTACGGACCGGTGAGGAGATTATCGTGTCGGATATGAAGGACTACGAGAATACCCCAGAACTCACCCTGAAAAACTAG
- a CDS encoding outer membrane beta-barrel family protein, with translation MTSSTPFGRTLQGLGFLAMLFPLAAAAQQQPAGSIQGTLLDQANGQPVPFANVVVLRAQDSTFVIGAASGENGGFSLSTLGLGTYIVKASAIGYQGLRRTVALTSAAPNVRLGTLKLASTATQLGGVTVQGERAAVQESLDKKVINVEKDLSSVGGTAINVLQNVPSVTVAADGTVSMRGSSNITILIDGKPSSSANSGAGGNRLEQIPASSIERVEVVTNPSARYDAAGAGGVLNIILKKQKKDGWNGQAMLNLGSREKYNPSLSLNRRVGKMNTFASLDLRDDTYHSRMWSDQYTTLENQELRTYQQGNNVRHTKNTSGRIGFDYTLPANQSLTVTVEPNFNHSNNAGTQLATLSGATNARIGSTFGVVENVDNIDNSVDYRRTWDAHKGRELTGNAYYSYLNADVVVAQRNTEGSPDLLEWKQDLDVNLHAVGGQVDYVHPLGEKARFDTGLKGQWQTNSGTDDFLRQQTDGPGFNRLPDRSYAYDFKEYTQAGYATYQQETGKWTMQGGLRAEYTNTSGKVIGGNGPFKLEYLNLFPSASVARKLSGADQRLQLSYSRRLNRPGFMQLLAFPLYQDQRSYRIGNPTLRPEYINALELGHQVTMGQASLTSTVFYRHTTNAIQRLVRLDTMATRLYGAGAVITAQYAANFGQATSYGAEVSLNQPVAKWWRLTASGSLFQNTVTAATGNEANRRVVSGTARLMNSFTPTPKLDIQLTGNYRAAAVTAQGRIAPVGSMDIALRQRLFNDRGAVTFRVSDVFNTQRNLTETFTNDFRATYYNKWESRVAYLGLSWYMGSNKPPKKIENQPQGGGGGFGG, from the coding sequence ATGACTTCCTCTACGCCTTTCGGCCGGACCCTCCAGGGTCTGGGGTTCCTCGCTATGCTCTTTCCGTTGGCCGCCGCCGCTCAGCAGCAACCTGCCGGCTCTATCCAAGGCACCTTACTCGATCAGGCCAACGGCCAACCGGTACCCTTTGCTAACGTGGTGGTGCTGCGCGCTCAGGATTCGACATTCGTAATCGGCGCGGCATCCGGCGAAAACGGGGGCTTTTCGCTCTCTACACTTGGTTTGGGCACGTATATAGTAAAGGCCTCGGCCATTGGCTACCAGGGCCTGCGCCGCACGGTTGCTTTGACTTCAGCTGCTCCCAATGTGCGTTTGGGCACCCTGAAACTGGCCTCTACCGCTACGCAGCTTGGCGGCGTAACGGTGCAGGGTGAGCGGGCCGCCGTGCAAGAAAGCCTCGATAAGAAGGTAATTAATGTAGAAAAAGACCTGAGCAGCGTGGGTGGCACCGCCATAAATGTGCTGCAAAACGTGCCCTCCGTAACCGTGGCGGCCGATGGTACTGTGAGCATGCGGGGCAGCTCCAACATCACCATTCTCATTGATGGCAAACCCAGCAGCTCGGCCAACAGTGGCGCCGGCGGCAACCGCCTGGAGCAGATTCCGGCCAGCTCCATTGAGCGTGTAGAGGTTGTGACGAACCCTTCGGCGCGATATGACGCAGCCGGTGCCGGCGGGGTGCTCAATATCATCCTCAAAAAGCAGAAAAAAGATGGCTGGAACGGCCAAGCCATGCTCAACCTGGGTTCACGCGAGAAATATAACCCCAGCCTGAGCCTGAACCGGCGCGTGGGCAAGATGAACACGTTTGCCTCGCTGGACCTACGCGACGACACCTACCACAGCCGCATGTGGAGCGACCAGTATACCACCCTGGAAAACCAGGAGCTGCGCACCTACCAGCAGGGCAACAATGTGCGCCACACCAAAAACACCAGTGGCCGCATAGGTTTCGATTATACGCTGCCCGCTAACCAGAGCCTTACTGTGACGGTAGAGCCCAACTTCAACCACTCCAATAACGCAGGCACGCAGCTGGCCACTCTCAGCGGAGCCACCAATGCCCGCATCGGGAGCACGTTTGGGGTAGTAGAGAATGTCGATAACATCGACAACTCCGTGGATTATCGCCGCACCTGGGACGCGCACAAGGGCCGCGAGTTGACTGGCAACGCCTACTACAGCTATCTGAATGCCGATGTAGTAGTGGCCCAGCGCAACACCGAAGGCAGCCCCGACCTGCTGGAATGGAAGCAGGACCTGGACGTGAACCTGCACGCGGTGGGTGGCCAGGTAGATTACGTGCATCCTTTGGGTGAGAAAGCTCGCTTTGATACGGGTCTGAAAGGCCAGTGGCAGACCAACAGCGGCACCGACGATTTCCTGCGCCAGCAGACCGACGGCCCCGGGTTCAACCGCCTGCCCGACCGCTCTTACGCCTACGATTTCAAGGAATACACGCAGGCTGGCTACGCTACCTACCAGCAGGAAACCGGTAAATGGACCATGCAGGGTGGCCTACGGGCGGAGTACACGAACACCAGCGGCAAAGTGATTGGCGGCAATGGCCCCTTCAAGCTCGAATACCTGAATCTGTTTCCTTCCGCCTCCGTAGCCCGCAAGCTCTCCGGCGCCGATCAGCGGCTGCAGCTGAGCTACTCGCGCCGCCTCAACCGCCCTGGCTTCATGCAGCTGCTGGCTTTCCCGCTCTACCAGGACCAGCGCAGCTACCGCATCGGTAACCCCACGTTGCGGCCCGAATACATCAATGCGCTGGAGCTAGGCCACCAGGTTACGATGGGGCAGGCGTCCTTGACCTCCACCGTGTTCTACCGTCACACTACCAATGCCATTCAGCGCTTGGTGCGGCTTGATACGATGGCCACGCGCCTCTACGGAGCGGGTGCGGTTATCACGGCGCAGTATGCCGCCAACTTTGGGCAGGCCACCAGCTACGGCGCGGAGGTTTCCCTGAACCAGCCGGTGGCTAAGTGGTGGCGCCTAACGGCCAGTGGCTCGCTGTTCCAGAACACCGTGACGGCAGCCACCGGCAACGAAGCCAACCGCCGGGTAGTGTCGGGTACGGCTCGCCTGATGAACTCCTTCACTCCCACGCCCAAGCTGGATATTCAGCTGACCGGCAACTACCGCGCTGCCGCCGTCACGGCCCAGGGCCGCATTGCACCGGTAGGCTCTATGGATATAGCCCTACGCCAGCGCCTGTTCAACGACCGGGGCGCCGTTACCTTCCGGGTGTCCGATGTGTTCAATACCCAGCGCAACCTCACTGAAACCTTCACCAACGACTTCCGCGCCACTTATTACAACAAGTGGGAGTCGAGAGTGGCCTACCTGGGCTTGTCGTGGTACATGGGCTCCAACAAGCCGCCCAAGAAGATTGAAAACCAGCCTCAAGGAGGTGGCGGTGGCTTCGGTGGCTAA
- a CDS encoding family 43 glycosylhydrolase: MSFTVESAAHFAADLSLPPKGCASNEATQTAVHLAPPVASEPVTSYANIVLPGDFPDPTIAQIGDTYWASATSAEWGPVFPLFKSSNLVDWELVSHVFPTTDTIPEWAGTNFWAPEIFHENGKTYVYYTARQKGRNGRLSIGVASADDPAGPYTDHGPLVGQRQGSIDGFPMRDEHGKLYLVWKEDGNAYQNPTPIWAQRINDTHTALVGKKVELFRNDPSTWEGCLVEGSAIIRHDDYFYMFYAGNGCCGKCCTYATGVARAKSLLGPWEKCPQNPILKKNATWKCPGHGTVAQYQGRWFLLHHAYYNQSHEFVGRQGILSEFTFNAEGWPEFEGNSPQAAPLKDVRVLNITENFAGNCLAGTWQWPIGQQPEVGVADGQLLLTANPRGIGSVVAQRTFTATYKATTSLATSSLDHDTFAGLCAIGDPDNALALVAGNGTLQVWHVKGGHHQSLAKLTLPAGPTLHLRLEAWGGQRFRFTYGTDGSTWQPVLLDSFALNGEYLPPWDRGVRVGLLAQGLDSATVAFNDFAIRNQR; this comes from the coding sequence GTGTCTTTCACAGTAGAATCTGCGGCTCATTTTGCAGCCGACCTTTCCCTTCCTCCGAAGGGCTGTGCCTCGAACGAGGCCACCCAAACGGCCGTGCACTTGGCACCGCCAGTTGCTTCCGAGCCTGTCACGTCGTATGCCAATATCGTGCTGCCCGGCGACTTTCCTGACCCCACCATCGCCCAGATCGGTGACACGTACTGGGCCAGTGCTACGTCGGCGGAGTGGGGGCCGGTGTTCCCCTTGTTTAAGTCGAGTAATCTGGTGGACTGGGAGCTGGTCAGCCACGTTTTTCCGACCACTGACACCATTCCGGAGTGGGCAGGCACCAACTTCTGGGCCCCCGAAATCTTCCACGAAAACGGTAAGACCTACGTCTACTATACGGCCCGCCAAAAAGGCCGCAACGGCCGTCTGTCCATTGGGGTAGCCAGCGCCGATGATCCGGCCGGCCCCTACACCGACCACGGCCCCCTCGTAGGCCAGCGCCAAGGCTCTATTGATGGCTTCCCGATGCGCGATGAGCATGGTAAGCTGTACCTAGTGTGGAAGGAAGATGGCAATGCATATCAAAACCCCACCCCAATCTGGGCGCAGCGCATCAACGACACCCATACCGCTTTGGTGGGCAAGAAGGTAGAACTGTTCCGCAACGACCCCAGCACCTGGGAAGGCTGCTTGGTGGAGGGCTCGGCCATCATCCGGCACGATGACTATTTCTATATGTTCTATGCCGGCAATGGCTGCTGCGGTAAGTGCTGCACCTATGCTACCGGCGTAGCGCGGGCCAAGAGCCTGCTGGGCCCCTGGGAAAAGTGCCCGCAGAACCCAATTCTTAAGAAAAATGCTACCTGGAAGTGCCCCGGCCACGGCACCGTGGCCCAGTACCAGGGCCGTTGGTTCCTGCTGCATCATGCGTACTACAACCAAAGCCACGAGTTTGTAGGCCGCCAAGGCATCCTAAGTGAGTTTACATTCAATGCGGAAGGCTGGCCGGAGTTTGAGGGAAACAGCCCCCAGGCGGCACCCCTGAAAGATGTGCGCGTGCTGAATATCACGGAAAACTTTGCGGGCAATTGTCTGGCCGGAACCTGGCAGTGGCCTATCGGGCAACAGCCGGAAGTAGGCGTAGCCGATGGCCAGCTGCTGCTTACGGCCAACCCCCGCGGAATTGGTTCAGTAGTGGCCCAGCGCACGTTCACGGCCACGTATAAGGCTACCACTTCGTTGGCTACCTCTTCTCTGGACCACGATACCTTCGCGGGCCTGTGCGCCATCGGCGACCCCGACAATGCCTTGGCATTGGTGGCCGGCAACGGCACCCTGCAGGTGTGGCATGTGAAAGGCGGGCATCACCAGAGCCTGGCTAAGCTCACGTTGCCGGCTGGCCCTACGTTGCACCTGCGCCTGGAGGCCTGGGGGGGCCAGCGCTTCCGCTTCACCTACGGCACCGATGGCAGCACCTGGCAGCCCGTGCTGCTGGATAGCTTTGCGCTCAATGGCGAATACCTACCCCCTTGGGACCGAGGCGTGCGTGTAGGCCTGTTGGCGCAAGGTCTTGATTCGGCTACCGTAGCCTTCAACGATTTTGCCATCCGAAACCAGCGCTAG
- a CDS encoding RNA polymerase sigma factor, with the protein MKMLAPSFTDPELVAACLQGSAAAQEQLYQRFAPKMLAVCLRYLRHEFDAEDALARGFVKVFRGLGQFEGTGSLEGWVRRIMVREALNLLRRRESVTLSIEDCHLGHLATEMPGADVELQAADLLRLVQELPAGYRAVFNLCALEGYTHPEVAELLGISEGTSKSQLSKARAVLQRQVAALHSSFSTSYSHAHVA; encoded by the coding sequence ATGAAAATGCTTGCCCCCTCTTTTACTGATCCTGAACTGGTTGCGGCCTGCCTGCAGGGTAGCGCCGCCGCGCAGGAACAGCTCTACCAGCGCTTTGCCCCCAAGATGCTGGCCGTGTGCCTGCGCTACCTGCGCCACGAGTTTGATGCGGAAGATGCCCTGGCCCGCGGTTTCGTGAAGGTATTTCGGGGCCTGGGCCAGTTTGAGGGCACAGGCAGCCTGGAAGGTTGGGTGCGCCGCATTATGGTGCGCGAAGCCCTGAACCTGCTGCGCCGCCGCGAGTCCGTAACGCTCAGCATCGAAGACTGCCACCTAGGCCACCTCGCCACCGAAATGCCCGGTGCCGATGTGGAACTACAGGCCGCCGATTTGCTCCGGCTGGTACAGGAGCTGCCCGCCGGCTACCGGGCCGTGTTCAACCTCTGCGCGCTGGAAGGCTACACCCACCCGGAGGTGGCGGAACTACTTGGCATTTCGGAGGGCACCAGCAAGTCGCAGCTCAGTAAGGCCCGGGCCGTGTTGCAGCGGCAGGTAGCGGCCCTTCATTCCTCCTTTTCTACTTCCTACTCTCACGCTCATGTTGCTTAG
- a CDS encoding FtsX-like permease family protein, translating into MAEILLSFFVLFVVSSLLVSNFYNYRQPLGFTPENVWEFDVDPGQDTTDRKATLRLLVQELQATPGVAAVTWTSSNTPFSFSNMNTDEYRYKEKKAPLTERYDADDNMVRVLGQKVVAGRWFDRRDDAAAHSPVVVNQKFAEEMFGDEAAVGKIMTNDKHDQQWQIIGVIEAYRSGNDFAANEPALFDRRVLQDSGKVGNTELPILLVRVQPGSGAVLEQQLVRKIKQVTKGWDANVNTLQENRQDKMKFMLTPLIALGLVGLFLILNVALGLFGVLWYNINQRKAEIGLRRALGATGNNIGRQFLGEMLVVTTLGVAGGLVLAMQFPLLGVFGVASAVYVQAMLLATVLIFLLTAICAWQPSRIAASIQPAVSLREE; encoded by the coding sequence ATGGCGGAAATACTCCTGTCGTTCTTCGTCCTGTTTGTGGTAAGCTCGCTGCTAGTCAGTAACTTTTACAACTACCGGCAGCCCTTGGGCTTTACTCCTGAAAATGTGTGGGAGTTTGATGTAGATCCAGGCCAGGACACCACCGACCGCAAAGCCACCTTGCGCCTGCTAGTGCAGGAGCTGCAGGCCACGCCGGGCGTAGCCGCCGTCACCTGGACCAGCTCAAACACGCCCTTCTCGTTCAGTAATATGAACACCGATGAGTACCGCTACAAGGAGAAAAAAGCCCCGCTAACCGAGCGCTACGACGCCGACGATAACATGGTGCGCGTGCTAGGCCAGAAGGTAGTGGCCGGCCGCTGGTTCGACCGCCGCGATGATGCCGCCGCCCACAGTCCGGTGGTTGTCAACCAAAAATTTGCCGAGGAAATGTTCGGTGATGAGGCCGCCGTGGGCAAAATAATGACCAATGACAAGCACGACCAGCAGTGGCAGATAATAGGCGTGATAGAGGCCTACCGCTCCGGCAACGACTTTGCCGCCAATGAGCCTGCCCTCTTCGATAGGCGCGTGCTGCAGGACTCCGGCAAAGTCGGCAATACGGAGCTCCCGATTCTGCTGGTGCGCGTGCAGCCCGGCAGCGGTGCCGTGCTGGAGCAGCAGCTGGTTCGCAAAATCAAGCAGGTAACCAAAGGCTGGGATGCCAACGTGAACACCTTGCAGGAAAACCGCCAGGATAAAATGAAGTTCATGCTGACGCCGCTGATTGCACTTGGGCTGGTGGGCCTGTTCCTGATTCTGAATGTGGCCCTAGGCTTGTTCGGCGTGCTGTGGTACAACATCAACCAGCGCAAAGCCGAAATTGGCTTGCGCCGGGCCCTGGGCGCTACCGGCAATAACATTGGTCGGCAGTTTTTGGGCGAAATGCTGGTGGTGACTACGCTGGGCGTGGCAGGTGGGCTTGTGCTGGCCATGCAGTTTCCGCTGTTAGGTGTATTTGGGGTGGCCTCTGCGGTGTATGTGCAGGCCATGCTGCTGGCTACGGTGCTCATCTTCTTGCTCACTGCTATTTGCGCGTGGCAGCCCAGCCGCATTGCTGCCAGCATTCAGCCGGCCGTGTCGTTGCGAGAGGAGTGA
- a CDS encoding ABC transporter permease, with translation MLLSYLKIAWKVLLRRKFFTFISLFGISFTLMVLLVVAAMFDHVVGPHAPETRLDRMLFVNFLHIKYKNGGNQNSPASYYLLDRYVRPLKTPEKVAVFSMFHATPSYVGNNRLDLDLKYTDNVFWQVLDFTFREGKPFGEPEMKSAARVAVINQSTARKYFGTDKGVVGRTIEINQTAFRVMGVVDDVPVMRVSSYADVWVPLSTSPNNLNQVRLDGEYSAIILAKSPADKAAVQAEFDQMAKRIPLPDPKGMDHLDVHADPLLASFSRQIMNPLTDYTSDGTAILFSILFGIAMLFMMLPALNLVNINVSRIMERSSEIGVRKAFGATGRTLIGQFLVENIFLTAIGGLLGLGLAYLALQLIGGAQIMAYSHFELNLRIFGWALLVTLLFGLLSGVYPAFKMSRLLPVQALKGGTN, from the coding sequence ATGTTGCTTAGCTACCTCAAAATTGCCTGGAAAGTCTTGCTGCGCCGCAAGTTCTTCACCTTCATCAGTCTGTTCGGTATTAGCTTCACGCTCATGGTACTGCTCGTGGTAGCGGCCATGTTCGACCACGTCGTTGGCCCGCATGCTCCCGAAACGCGCCTCGACCGGATGCTCTTTGTTAACTTCCTGCATATCAAGTACAAGAACGGAGGTAACCAGAACTCGCCCGCCAGCTACTACCTGCTCGACCGCTACGTGCGCCCCCTCAAAACGCCGGAGAAAGTAGCGGTGTTTTCCATGTTTCACGCTACCCCCAGTTACGTAGGCAATAACCGCCTCGACCTGGACCTGAAGTATACCGACAATGTGTTCTGGCAGGTGCTGGACTTTACGTTTCGGGAAGGAAAGCCCTTCGGCGAGCCTGAGATGAAGTCGGCGGCCCGAGTGGCGGTTATCAACCAGAGCACGGCCCGCAAATATTTTGGCACCGACAAAGGAGTAGTAGGCCGCACCATTGAAATCAACCAAACCGCTTTTCGGGTGATGGGCGTGGTAGACGATGTGCCGGTGATGCGCGTGTCATCTTACGCCGATGTGTGGGTGCCCTTGTCAACGAGCCCCAACAACCTCAACCAAGTCCGACTGGACGGCGAATACTCTGCTATTATTCTGGCTAAATCGCCGGCTGATAAAGCGGCTGTGCAGGCTGAATTCGACCAGATGGCGAAGCGCATTCCGCTGCCCGACCCCAAGGGAATGGACCATTTGGACGTGCACGCCGACCCGCTGCTGGCCTCGTTTTCGCGCCAGATCATGAACCCCCTGACCGATTATACTTCTGATGGCACGGCTATTCTCTTCTCAATTTTATTTGGCATTGCCATGCTTTTCATGATGCTGCCGGCCCTGAACCTGGTAAACATCAACGTGAGCCGCATCATGGAGCGCTCCTCTGAAATTGGGGTCCGCAAGGCCTTTGGCGCCACCGGCCGCACGCTCATTGGGCAGTTTCTGGTAGAGAATATTTTCCTGACGGCCATTGGTGGTTTGCTAGGCCTGGGACTAGCCTACCTCGCGCTACAGCTGATTGGCGGAGCCCAGATTATGGCCTACTCGCACTTCGAGCTTAACCTCCGGATTTTTGGTTGGGCACTGCTCGTGACCTTACTTTTTGGATTGCTGTCGGGTGTGTACCCAGCCTTCAAAATGTCGCGCTTGTTGCCGGTTCAGGCACTGAAAGGCGGTACCAACTAA
- a CDS encoding TolC family protein, protein MKRILPFLLLLAGIPAAAQPSSANLTLQEVIERALGQSAIAKQAQTTREKSYWDWRNYQTNYKPQLGLRGTLPGIRKDMAFVEQADGTTKFEAVRSNSSHVAMTLSQNIGPTGGQVYVASELKRVYHFNGDLKAYNNQPLSIGFTQPLGMFNNLRWARQIEPLRYQESQRIYVEERESIAQRITELYFDVLQQQVNAEVASQNVQANEEMLRIGKERYHLGLLSQSDLLRLELNLLNARQAMAQGRLDAQNAAVSLQIYTGLRAENLRLAVPAAAPRLVVPEERALEQARQNRSTVLAFRRRLLQAERDVALARGTTGFQASLSAGLGYGNEATNLWNTYNALQNRQEVLLTFSMPLVDWGRQKSIVKSAELTRRQVQADVAQEEASFDQSVQVQAAQLSTLSEQLDLAGRADSLAQQRYNIAQATYKVGRISLTDLTIASNEKDQARRAYILALRAAWVAHYRLRALTLYDFERQLPLTAQ, encoded by the coding sequence ATGAAACGGATTCTTCCTTTCCTGTTGCTGTTGGCTGGTATTCCGGCCGCCGCCCAGCCTTCATCCGCTAACCTGACCCTGCAGGAGGTGATTGAGCGTGCGCTAGGCCAGTCGGCCATTGCCAAACAGGCGCAAACCACCCGCGAAAAAAGCTACTGGGACTGGCGCAATTACCAGACGAACTACAAGCCACAGCTAGGCCTGCGCGGCACGCTGCCCGGCATTCGGAAAGATATGGCCTTTGTGGAGCAGGCGGATGGCACTACCAAGTTTGAGGCGGTGCGCAGCAATAGTTCTCATGTCGCCATGACCCTGAGCCAGAACATTGGCCCAACGGGCGGGCAGGTGTACGTGGCATCCGAACTGAAACGCGTTTACCACTTCAACGGCGACCTGAAGGCCTACAACAATCAGCCTTTATCCATTGGGTTTACGCAGCCGCTGGGCATGTTTAACAACCTGCGCTGGGCCCGGCAGATTGAGCCGCTGCGGTATCAGGAAAGCCAGCGTATTTACGTGGAGGAGCGCGAAAGCATTGCCCAGCGCATTACGGAGCTGTATTTTGATGTGTTGCAGCAGCAGGTAAACGCCGAAGTGGCCAGCCAGAACGTGCAGGCCAACGAGGAAATGCTGCGGATAGGGAAGGAGCGCTACCACCTCGGCCTGCTTTCCCAAAGCGACCTGCTCCGGCTGGAGCTGAACCTGCTGAATGCCCGCCAGGCCATGGCTCAGGGGCGCCTCGATGCCCAAAATGCCGCCGTGAGTCTGCAGATCTATACTGGCCTACGAGCCGAAAATTTGCGCCTGGCAGTGCCTGCCGCCGCCCCCCGGCTGGTAGTGCCGGAAGAGCGCGCCCTGGAGCAGGCCCGCCAAAATCGCAGTACGGTGTTGGCCTTTCGGCGGCGGCTGTTGCAGGCGGAGCGCGATGTTGCGCTGGCGCGGGGTACTACGGGGTTTCAGGCCTCGCTCTCGGCGGGCCTGGGCTACGGAAATGAGGCCACCAACCTATGGAATACCTACAATGCACTGCAGAACCGACAGGAAGTGCTCCTGACCTTCTCCATGCCGCTGGTTGACTGGGGCCGCCAGAAATCCATTGTGAAGAGCGCCGAGCTTACTCGCCGCCAAGTGCAGGCCGATGTAGCGCAGGAAGAAGCCAGCTTCGATCAGAGCGTGCAGGTACAGGCAGCCCAACTCAGTACGCTCAGTGAGCAGCTAGACCTGGCTGGCCGCGCCGATTCCTTGGCCCAGCAACGCTACAATATTGCCCAGGCCACCTACAAAGTCGGGCGCATCAGCCTCACCGACCTAACTATCGCCTCCAACGAAAAGGATCAGGCGCGACGGGCCTACATCCTGGCGCTGCGGGCCGCTTGGGTGGCGCACTACCGCCTACGTGCCCTTACGCTGTATGACTTTGAGCGCCAGCTGCCCCTTACTGCTCAATAA
- a CDS encoding ABC transporter ATP-binding protein yields MENILAQTAARPLASTSDVVTASAPVIQLRDIEKVYQTKTIETVALNRVNLTINKGEFVSIMGPSGCGKSTLLSIIGLLDEPTSGVIELDGRPVQSYSDKELASLRNQKIGFVFQSYHLINDLSVLDNVELPLLYRPGVGGKQRRERAYAALDKVGLSARTNHFPSQLSGGQRQRVAIARALAGNPEIILADEPTGNLDSVMGEEIMDLLLGLNKQEGTTIVMVTHDEQQARRTERLIRFFDGSQVS; encoded by the coding sequence ATGGAAAACATCCTCGCCCAAACTGCCGCTAGGCCACTCGCTTCTACCAGTGATGTAGTTACCGCCAGCGCCCCCGTTATTCAGCTACGCGACATCGAGAAAGTATACCAGACCAAGACCATTGAAACGGTAGCGCTGAACCGCGTGAACCTGACCATCAACAAGGGTGAGTTCGTGTCCATCATGGGGCCTTCAGGCTGCGGCAAATCCACGCTGCTGAGCATCATTGGCCTGCTGGATGAGCCCACCAGCGGCGTGATTGAGCTGGATGGCCGCCCGGTGCAGTCGTACTCCGATAAGGAGCTGGCCTCCTTGCGCAACCAGAAAATCGGGTTCGTTTTCCAGAGCTATCACCTCATCAACGACCTCTCGGTGCTTGATAATGTGGAGCTGCCCTTGCTGTACCGGCCCGGAGTAGGCGGCAAGCAGCGGCGGGAACGGGCCTACGCCGCCCTCGACAAAGTGGGCCTGAGCGCCCGCACCAACCACTTCCCCAGCCAGCTTTCCGGTGGTCAGCGCCAGCGCGTGGCCATTGCAAGGGCCCTGGCTGGCAACCCCGAAATCATCCTGGCCGACGAACCCACCGGCAACCTCGATTCGGTGATGGGCGAGGAGATTATGGACCTACTACTAGGCCTCAACAAACAGGAAGGCACCACCATCGTGATGGTAACCCACGACGAGCAGCAGGCCCGCCGTACCGAGCGCCTCATCCGCTTCTTCGACGGCAGCCAGGTCAGCTAG